The following are from one region of the Rhipicephalus microplus isolate Deutch F79 chromosome 1, USDA_Rmic, whole genome shotgun sequence genome:
- the LOC119178136 gene encoding uncharacterized protein LOC119178136 translates to MEWQYSGKVLAVHALIVAMATMASFSSPVSARMRICPGEAVFGPTPTDEEDLGQAKVTRQPYGTFNVSGPWAYFVPRLAPDVNATFRWWLPGGNQLSPLVLPVDFDGDSPGKQLGDANLTVLCHGLPPRYAAGADALLSALRRQRPSHAVLEVVWNVGCDDGVSTSRAADVYYCPSHAAPTDSARYQRAAGDGRLVARALARTLLGLVNDHEYELARVHLVGFGVGAHVVGFVADELHYFDDYDKLGRLTLLDPTAPLFVAKLGLSHLSGRGRAAFTDAVHTSSVDSCGYGIPGSLGDLDVYVNGGQRQPKCRSSAMCSHVAALVYYALTVEKCATRAHPLPGYWTPERRGVVEVADARCAVSKVSATAEEATPSSSASNARKQCAFAWCLAVLAMFLVAGRPLASFWH, encoded by the coding sequence ATGGAGTGGCAGTACAGCGGAAAGGTGCTTGCGGTTCATGCGCTCATCGTCGCCATGGCAACGATGGCCTCGTTCTCCAGTCCAGTGTCCGCGAGAATGCGAATATGTCCCGGAGAGGCTGTATTCGGACCGACACCGACCGACGAGGAAGATCTCGGGCAAGCAAAAGTGACGCGCCAGCCTTACGGTACATTTAACGTGAGTGGTCCGTGGGCTTACTTCGTGCCTCGCTTAGCGCCCGACGTCAACGCGACATTTCGTTGGTGGCTTCCCGGAGGCAACCAGCTCTCGCCGCTCGTTCTACCTGTCGACTTTGACGGCGACTCGCCCGGTAAGCAGCTCGGCGACGCTAACCTCACGGTCCTGTGCCACGGCCTTCCGCCGAGGTACGCAGCCGGCGCGGACGCGCTGCTGTCCGCGCTTCGCCGGCAACGACCGTCGCACGCCGTTCTCGAAGTCGTGTGGAACGTTGGTTGCGACGACGGTGTGTCTACCAGCCGCGCCGCCGATGTGTACTACTGCCCGTCTCACGCGGCGCCGACCGACAGCGCTCGTTACCAGCGAGCCGCCGGCGACGGTCGCCTTGTTGCGCGTGCCCTGGCGCGCACTCTCCTCGGGCTCGTCAACGACCACGAGTACGAGCTCGCGCGGGTGCACCTGGTGGGATTCGGTGTGGGCGCCCACGTCGTCGGATTCGTCGCGGACGAGCTACATTACTTCGACGACTACGACAAGCTGGGCCGACTCACGTTGCTTGATCCCACGGCGCCGCTTTTCGTCGCTAAGCTGGGCCTTTCGCACCTCAGTGGGCGCGGCAGAGCCGCCTTTACCGACGCCGTCCACACTAGCAGCGTCGATAGCTGCGGATACGGCATCCCCGGCAGTTTGGGCGATCTCGACGTTTACGTGAACGGAGGTCAGCGGCAGCCCAAGTGCCGTTCTAGCGCCATGTGCTCGCACGTCGCCGCATTGGTTTACTACGCGCTCACGGTGGAGAAATGCGCGACCCGCGCACATCCACTGCCGGGCTACTGGACGCCCGAAAGGCGAGGCGTCGTCGAAGTTGCAGACGCCAGGTGCGCGGTAAGCAAAGTGTCGGCTACCGCGGAAGAGGCcacaccgagctcgagtgcttcgAATGCGCGTAAGCAGTGTGCCTTTGCTTGGTGCCTAGCAGTTTTAGCAATGTTCCTTGTGGCTGGTAGACCTCTGGCCAGTTTCTGGCACTGA